A genomic region of Bombus pyrosoma isolate SC7728 linkage group LG6, ASM1482585v1, whole genome shotgun sequence contains the following coding sequences:
- the LOC122568222 gene encoding protein polybromo-1 isoform X5 has translation MNKRRRTSSVASRGTEDDGDDIPPEPTKRRKKIDPSDLCQQLYDVLRNQKKEDGTLLCDAFIRVPKRRQEPGYYEVVTNPIDLLKVQQKLKTDEYRDMDDLAADIQLMVNNAKAFYMRTSPEYKDATELWELCINTKNRIMEEYEDPEPKGKLILKVGRLARKATTKQEDAEDTSESSTNPDEETMQQFEDLFAAVMTATDPADNNRPLHTMFQLKPSKKLYPEYYDVIETPVDLKTVARKIQEGAYSSITDMEKDLMLMCRNACQFNEPGSQIYKDAKLLKKIITAAARKQDIGLSSTVPKIATTAPSTRSKRGSRTMAQSLIAQTATLPDEDEESDDEEDEPAETEEADNPQWQLFQTIRTAPNNQGVRMSEYFWKLPSKRLYPDYYKTIKNPISLLQIRTKIKKGEYGTVSEVAGDMNIMFENAKKYNIHTSRLYKCAVKLQKIMQEKVHELLEFDQDSDSDSEFENSSHQPKLIKRASNLLTRGKYKDNIPLKKRLYALVKCVIEYVCEDGRQPMLMFMEKPSKKLYPDYYQVIAEPIDMLAIEANIKAEKYQSENELIQDFKLMFNNCRQYNEEGSLIYEDANTLERVLMDKVKELGPLPETPKPTKSSASTPTRNVGRPKKVVPLHLQKLKTMYDTIKDYHDAKGRQLSLIFMKLPNKNEYPDYYEVIKQPMNMEKIASALKNNGYENLDELVSDFILMFDNACKYNEPDSQIYKDALILQRLVLQTKLQLSEDEESVPDVSAAVQEILATIFTALYNHQDEEGRCYSDSMAELPEHDIVDGKKIRGLSLDLIKRRLDRGVYKRLDRFQEDVFTCLERARRLSRTDSQPFEDSVELQAFFLRTRDEVTRGGDLLHSPALNYTLLDLSAQVAELKRVKQQQELSLPNEDESCDGNETKDSETNTNTEGSNSDNGGSMSFNQEVYRAGDFAYIEPTERGMEYSVVLIERLWTNTEDHLKLIPREKSLEPKRVISVYKERLEKHKEEIAELEEGEKLTEKERPNVILYNPDDAENTYYEQYNTCAGSVKTGDFVYVATDGGRQQIAQIDAIWSTKDGKCYFKGPWLLMPAEVPHAPTKLFYKQELFLSTVDGTHPIVAIVGKCAVLDYGEYICSRPTEIPEDDVYICESLYDESKSLMKKLGQEGLKKFNHNSAVTEDEIYFFRRPINPAKIPGDVAQTQNQVKSVTPSSAQFEMEASPLLPKLEPDVLGMGVGLGVGVGVGVGEDSMDAGGPPSVGSAEAQPVLSNTQTPVSTKKKTAGKKLVTGYILYSSKMRTQITQNNPESSFGEISRIVGNEWRKLPAGEKQAWEERAIKMNEDGGQLKGNNVSVGTNALQDVVYECCWDNCDWQFEDMTDCIDHCIAEQNGHVQSSFINAASDVEFQCQWRGCGRTKKSVPPFPSVQRLARHVKEVHILKSNGRIIPPSERSKNYMASKGPTILPPMETETSAAATQTSNISGAKQPEPMFVAVPPRPSRVLHSDAYLRYIEALNVENRYISNWDKQMNANPDNTQIPDVTKLPAEWLGNGVGNHGNVVNALWTLRNMMMRDVLAINKTL, from the exons ATGAACAAGCGCCGTAGAACATCTTCAGTTGCAAGTCGAGGCACAGAAGATGATGGTGACGATATACCACCTGAACCGACAAAGAGACGAAAAAAAATAGATCCT agtGACCTGTGCCAACAGTTATATGATGTTCTACGTAatcaaaagaaagaagatggaaCATTATTATGTGATGCATTTATACGTGTGCCTAAACGTAGACAAGAACCAGGTTATTATGAAGTTGTAACAAATCCTATAGACCTACTAAAGGTTCAGCAGAAACTAAAAACAGATGAATACAGGGACATGGATGATTTAGCAGCTGATATTCAACTCATGGTTAATAATGCAAAAGCtttttatatg cGTACATCTCCTGAATATAAAGATGCCACTGAACTCTGggaattatgtataaatacaaaaaatcgCATTATGGAAGAATATGAAGATCCAGAACCTAAAGGAAAACTTATCCTAAAAGTAGGACGTCTG GCTCGGAAAGCTACAACGAAACAAGAAGATGCAGAAGATACATCTGAAAGTTCTACAAATCCTGATGAAGAGACAATGCAACAGTTCGAAGATTTATTTGCAGCAGTTATGACAGCAACAGATCCAGCTGATAATAACAGACCATTGCATACAATGTTTCAACTAAAACCATCTAAAAAA ttATATCCAGAATATTATGATGTAATTGAAACACCAGTAGATTTAAAAACAGTTGcaagaaaaattcaagaagGAGCCTATAGTAGCATTACAGACATGGAAAAAGATTTAATGTTAATGTGTCGTAATGCTTGCCAATTTAATGAGCCTGGTTCTCAAATTTACAAAGATGCAAagcttttgaaaaaaattattactgcAGCTGCAAGAAAGCAAGATATTGGCTTAAGCAGTACTGTTCCAAAAATTGCAACAACAGCACCATCAACAAGAAGTAAAAGAGGAAGTCGTACTATGGCACAGTCTTTAATAGCTCAAACTGCAACATTACCagatgaagatgaagaaagtGATGATGAAGAAGATGAACCTGCAGAAACTGAAGAAGCTGATAATCCACAGTGgcaattatttcaaactatCAGAACAGCACCTAACAATCAAg GAGTTAGAATGAGCGAATATTTTTGGAAACTGCCATCAAAGAGGTTATACCCCGATTATtacaaaacgataaaaaatcctatttctttattacaaattcgtACTAAAATAAAG AAAGGTGAATATGGTACTGTGAGTGAAGTAGCTGGTGACATGAATATTATgtttgaaaatgcaaaaaaatataatattcatacgtCTAGATTATATAAG TGTGCTGTAAAACTACAGAAAATTATGCAAGAAAAAGTACATGAGCTGTTAGAATTTGATCAG GATTCAGACTCAGATagtgaatttgaaaatagCTCTCATCAACCTAAACTTATTAAACGTGCTTCAAATTTGTTAACACGTGGAAAATATAAAGACAATATACCACTGAAGAAAAGATTGTATGCACTAGTTAAATGTGTTATAGAATACGTT tGTGAAGATGGTCGGCAACCAATGTTAATGTTTATGGAAAAACcctctaaaaaattatatccagATTATTATCAAGTGATAGCAGAACCAATTGATATGTTAGCCATTGAAGCTAATATTAAggcagaaaaatatcaaagtgaAAACGAATTAATACAAGATTTTaag TTAATGTTTAACAATTGTCGCCAATATAATGAAGAAGGTTCTTTAATATATGAAGATGCAAATACCCTTGAGAGAGTTCTAATGgataaagtaaaagaattaGGTCCTTTGCCAGAGACGCCCAAACCTACAAAATCAAGTGCATCTACTCCTACTAGAAATGTtgg GAGACCTAAAAAGGTTGTACCACTACacttacaaaaattgaaaactatgTATGACACCATAAAAGATTATCACGACGCAAAAGGGAGACagttatctttaatttttatgaaattaccaaataaaaatgaataccCTGATTATTATGAAGTTATTAAACAACCAATGAACATGGAAAAAATAGCGTCTGCTCTAAAGAATAATGGATACGAGAATTTGGATGAACTCGTATCAGATTTCATATTAATGTTTGATAATGCTTGCAAGTATAATGAACCTGATTCGCAAATATACAAG GAtgctttaattttacaaagattagttcttcaaacaaaattgcaattaagTGAAGATGAAGAAAGTGTGCCAGATGTATCAGCTGCAGTTCAAGAAATATTAGCAACAATCTTCACTGCTCTTTATAATCATCAAGATGAAGAAGGAAGGTGTTATTCTGACTCAATGGCAGAACTTCCAGAACATGACATAGTTGATGGGAAAAA gATACGAGGATTATCATTAGATTTGATTAAAAGAAGATTAGATCGTGGAGTATATAAACGATTAGATCGTTTTCAAGAAGATGTATTTACATGTTTAGAAAGAGCTAGAAGATTATCACGTACAGATTCGCAACCTTTTGAGGATAGTGTAGAACTGCAAGCATTTTTTTTACGTACTCGTGATGAAGTAACTCGTGGAGGGGATTTATTACATTCACCAGCACTTAACTATACACTTCTTGATCTTTCTGCACAAGTTGCAGAATTAAAACGTGTTAAACAACAACAAGAACTGTCATTACCTAATGAGGATGAAAGCTGTGATGGCAATGAGACAAAA GATTCTGAAACAAATACTAATACAGAGGGAAGTAATAGTGATAATGGTGGGTCTATGAGTTTTAATCAAGAAGTATATAGAGCTGGGGACTTTGCATATATAGAACCTACAGAACGAGGCATGGAATATAGTGTGGTTCTCATAGAACGTCTATGGACAAATACAGAAG ATCATTTAAAGTTAATTCCAAGAGAGAAATCATTAGAACCAAAGCGAGTAATATCAGTATATAAGGAAAGATTAGAGAAacacaaagaagaaattgctGAGTTagaggaaggagaaaaattaacagagaaagaaagaccT aatgtgatattatataatccAGATGACgcagaaaatacatattatgaaCAATATAATACATGTGCAGGGTCTGTAAAAACTGGAGATTTTGTTTATGTAGCAACAGATGGAGGTAGACAACAAATTGCACAAATTGATGCTATATGGTCGACAAAAGA tgGAAAGTGTTATTTTAAAGGCCCATGGTTGTTAATGCCTGCAGAAGTACCACATGCTCCTACTAAGTTATTTTACAAACAAGAACTATTCCTATCTACAGTTGATGGTACTCACCCTATCGTGGCCATTGTTGGAAAATGTGCCGTCCTTGACTATGGAGAATACATTTGTA gtCGACCGACAGAAATTCCAGAAGATGATGTATATATTTGTGAATCGTTATACGATGAAAGTAAAAGCCTCATGAAAAAATTAGGACAAGAgggtttaaaaaaatttaatcataatTCAGCAGTAACTGAAGACGAAATTTACTTCTTCCGAAGACCTATTAATCCAGCTAAG ATTCCGGGCGATGTGGCTCAGACGCAAAATCAAGTCAAGTCTGTTACTCCTAGTTCAGCTCAATTTGAAATg GAAGCATCACCATTGTTACCGAAGCTGGAACCCGATGTACTAGGCATGGGAGTAGGATTAGGAGTGGGAGTAGGAGTAGGAGTTGGGGAGGACAGCATGGATGCTGGTGGTCCACCGTCCGTTGGATCTGCAGAAGCTCAACCGGTGCTCTCCAATACTCAGACACCTGTGTCGACTAAAAAG AAAACGGCGGGTAAGAAATTAGTTACGggctatattttatattcgagTAAAATGCGAACGCAGATTACACAAAACAATCCTGAATCATCCTTTGGGGAGATTAGCAGAATTGTTGGCAACGag tgGAGGAAATTGCCAGCAGGAGAAAAACAAGCTTGGGAGGAAAGAGcaattaaaatgaatgaaGATGGTGGGCAACTTAAAGGAAATAATGTTTCAGTAGGCACTAATGCTTTACAAGATGTAGTTTATGAATGTTGCTGGGATAATTGTGACTGGCAATTTGAAGATATGACCGATTGTATCGACCATTGTATTGCGGAACAAAATGGACATGTTCAATCGTCTTTTATTAATGCTGCAAGCG ATGTCGAATTTCAATGTCAATGGCGTGGTTGTGGACGTACGAAAAAATCTGTACCTCCATTTCCAAGTGTACAAAGACTTGCAAGGCATGTTAAGGAAGTACATATCCTTAAGTCAAATGGACGTATAATACCTCCTTCGGAAAGAAGCAA aaactaTATGGCATCAAAAGGTCCGACGATATTACCACCAATGGAAAcag aaacatCAGCAGCTGCTACGCAAACAAGCAACATTTCTGGTGCTAAACAACCAGAACCCATGTTTGTTGCTGTTCCTCCAAGACCAAGTCGCGTATTACATTCAGATGCGTACTTACG ATATATTGAAGCACTGAATGTAGAAAATCGGTACATATCAAATTGGGACAAACAAATGAATGCTAATCCTGATAATACACAAATCCCTGATGTAACGAAATTGCCTGCGGAATGGTTAGGCAATGGTGTAGGCAACCATGGAAATGTGGTAAATGCCTTATGGACACTCAGGAACATGATGATGCGAGATGTGTTAGCCATCAATAAAACTTTATAG
- the LOC122568222 gene encoding protein polybromo-1 isoform X3, which produces MNKRRRTSSVASRGTEDDGDDIPPEPTKRRKKIDPSDLCQQLYDVLRNQKKEDGTLLCDAFIRVPKRRQEPGYYEVVTNPIDLLKVQQKLKTDEYRDMDDLAADIQLMVNNAKAFYMRTSPEYKDATELWELCINTKNRIMEEYEDPEPKGKLILKVGRLARKATTKQEDAEDTSESSTNPDEETMQQFEDLFAAVMTATDPADNNRPLHTMFQLKPSKKLYPEYYDVIETPVDLKTVARKIQEGAYSSITDMEKDLMLMCRNACQFNEPGSQIYKDAKLLKKIITAAARKQDIGLSSTVPKIATTAPSTRSKRGSRTMAQSLIAQTATLPDEDEESDDEEDEPAETEEADNPQWQLFQTIRTAPNNQGVRMSEYFWKLPSKRLYPDYYKTIKNPISLLQIRTKIKKGEYGTVSEVAGDMNIMFENAKKYNIHTSRLYKCAVKLQKIMQEKVHELLEFDQDSDSDSEFENSSHQPKLIKRASNLLTRGKYKDNIPLKKRLYALVKCVIEYVCEDGRQPMLMFMEKPSKKLYPDYYQVIAEPIDMLAIEANIKAEKYQSENELIQDFKLMFNNCRQYNEEGSLIYEDANTLERVLMDKVKELGPLPETPKPTKSSASTPTRNVGRPKKVVPLHLQKLKTMYDTIKDYHDAKGRQLSLIFMKLPNKNEYPDYYEVIKQPMNMEKIASALKNNGYENLDELVSDFILMFDNACKYNEPDSQIYKDALILQRLVLQTKLQLSEDEESVPDVSAAVQEILATIFTALYNHQDEEGRCYSDSMAELPEHDIVDGKKIRGLSLDLIKRRLDRGVYKRLDRFQEDVFTCLERARRLSRTDSQPFEDSVELQAFFLRTRDEVTRGGDLLHSPALNYTLLDLSAQVAELKRVKQQQELSLPNEDESCDGNETKDSETNTNTEGSNSDNGGSMSFNQEVYRAGDFAYIEPTERGMEYSVVLIERLWTNTEGQQMLYGNLFYRPSETYHVASRKFLDKELFKSDAHVAVPLAKVAGRCCVLSVKDYFRMQPDGFLEKDVYVCESRYSTKARAFKKIKVWNFDPDHLKLIPREKSLEPKRVISVYKERLEKHKEEIAELEEGEKLTEKERPNVILYNPDDAENTYYEQYNTCAGSVKTGDFVYVATDGGRQQIAQIDAIWSTKDGKCYFKGPWLLMPAEVPHAPTKLFYKQELFLSTVDGTHPIVAIVGKCAVLDYGEYICSRPTEIPEDDVYICESLYDESKSLMKKLGQEGLKKFNHNSAVTEDEIYFFRRPINPAKEASPLLPKLEPDVLGMGVGLGVGVGVGVGEDSMDAGGPPSVGSAEAQPVLSNTQTPVSTKKKTAGKKLVTGYILYSSKMRTQITQNNPESSFGEISRIVGNEWRKLPAGEKQAWEERAIKMNEDGGQLKGNNVSVGTNALQDVVYECCWDNCDWQFEDMTDCIDHCIAEQNGHVQSSFINAASDVEFQCQWRGCGRTKKSVPPFPSVQRLARHVKEVHILKSNGRIIPPSERSKNYMASKGPTILPPMETETSAAATQTSNISGAKQPEPMFVAVPPRPSRVLHSDAYLRYIEALNVENRYISNWDKQMNANPDNTQIPDVTKLPAEWLGNGVGNHGNVVNALWTLRNMMMRDVLAINKTL; this is translated from the exons ATGAACAAGCGCCGTAGAACATCTTCAGTTGCAAGTCGAGGCACAGAAGATGATGGTGACGATATACCACCTGAACCGACAAAGAGACGAAAAAAAATAGATCCT agtGACCTGTGCCAACAGTTATATGATGTTCTACGTAatcaaaagaaagaagatggaaCATTATTATGTGATGCATTTATACGTGTGCCTAAACGTAGACAAGAACCAGGTTATTATGAAGTTGTAACAAATCCTATAGACCTACTAAAGGTTCAGCAGAAACTAAAAACAGATGAATACAGGGACATGGATGATTTAGCAGCTGATATTCAACTCATGGTTAATAATGCAAAAGCtttttatatg cGTACATCTCCTGAATATAAAGATGCCACTGAACTCTGggaattatgtataaatacaaaaaatcgCATTATGGAAGAATATGAAGATCCAGAACCTAAAGGAAAACTTATCCTAAAAGTAGGACGTCTG GCTCGGAAAGCTACAACGAAACAAGAAGATGCAGAAGATACATCTGAAAGTTCTACAAATCCTGATGAAGAGACAATGCAACAGTTCGAAGATTTATTTGCAGCAGTTATGACAGCAACAGATCCAGCTGATAATAACAGACCATTGCATACAATGTTTCAACTAAAACCATCTAAAAAA ttATATCCAGAATATTATGATGTAATTGAAACACCAGTAGATTTAAAAACAGTTGcaagaaaaattcaagaagGAGCCTATAGTAGCATTACAGACATGGAAAAAGATTTAATGTTAATGTGTCGTAATGCTTGCCAATTTAATGAGCCTGGTTCTCAAATTTACAAAGATGCAAagcttttgaaaaaaattattactgcAGCTGCAAGAAAGCAAGATATTGGCTTAAGCAGTACTGTTCCAAAAATTGCAACAACAGCACCATCAACAAGAAGTAAAAGAGGAAGTCGTACTATGGCACAGTCTTTAATAGCTCAAACTGCAACATTACCagatgaagatgaagaaagtGATGATGAAGAAGATGAACCTGCAGAAACTGAAGAAGCTGATAATCCACAGTGgcaattatttcaaactatCAGAACAGCACCTAACAATCAAg GAGTTAGAATGAGCGAATATTTTTGGAAACTGCCATCAAAGAGGTTATACCCCGATTATtacaaaacgataaaaaatcctatttctttattacaaattcgtACTAAAATAAAG AAAGGTGAATATGGTACTGTGAGTGAAGTAGCTGGTGACATGAATATTATgtttgaaaatgcaaaaaaatataatattcatacgtCTAGATTATATAAG TGTGCTGTAAAACTACAGAAAATTATGCAAGAAAAAGTACATGAGCTGTTAGAATTTGATCAG GATTCAGACTCAGATagtgaatttgaaaatagCTCTCATCAACCTAAACTTATTAAACGTGCTTCAAATTTGTTAACACGTGGAAAATATAAAGACAATATACCACTGAAGAAAAGATTGTATGCACTAGTTAAATGTGTTATAGAATACGTT tGTGAAGATGGTCGGCAACCAATGTTAATGTTTATGGAAAAACcctctaaaaaattatatccagATTATTATCAAGTGATAGCAGAACCAATTGATATGTTAGCCATTGAAGCTAATATTAAggcagaaaaatatcaaagtgaAAACGAATTAATACAAGATTTTaag TTAATGTTTAACAATTGTCGCCAATATAATGAAGAAGGTTCTTTAATATATGAAGATGCAAATACCCTTGAGAGAGTTCTAATGgataaagtaaaagaattaGGTCCTTTGCCAGAGACGCCCAAACCTACAAAATCAAGTGCATCTACTCCTACTAGAAATGTtgg GAGACCTAAAAAGGTTGTACCACTACacttacaaaaattgaaaactatgTATGACACCATAAAAGATTATCACGACGCAAAAGGGAGACagttatctttaatttttatgaaattaccaaataaaaatgaataccCTGATTATTATGAAGTTATTAAACAACCAATGAACATGGAAAAAATAGCGTCTGCTCTAAAGAATAATGGATACGAGAATTTGGATGAACTCGTATCAGATTTCATATTAATGTTTGATAATGCTTGCAAGTATAATGAACCTGATTCGCAAATATACAAG GAtgctttaattttacaaagattagttcttcaaacaaaattgcaattaagTGAAGATGAAGAAAGTGTGCCAGATGTATCAGCTGCAGTTCAAGAAATATTAGCAACAATCTTCACTGCTCTTTATAATCATCAAGATGAAGAAGGAAGGTGTTATTCTGACTCAATGGCAGAACTTCCAGAACATGACATAGTTGATGGGAAAAA gATACGAGGATTATCATTAGATTTGATTAAAAGAAGATTAGATCGTGGAGTATATAAACGATTAGATCGTTTTCAAGAAGATGTATTTACATGTTTAGAAAGAGCTAGAAGATTATCACGTACAGATTCGCAACCTTTTGAGGATAGTGTAGAACTGCAAGCATTTTTTTTACGTACTCGTGATGAAGTAACTCGTGGAGGGGATTTATTACATTCACCAGCACTTAACTATACACTTCTTGATCTTTCTGCACAAGTTGCAGAATTAAAACGTGTTAAACAACAACAAGAACTGTCATTACCTAATGAGGATGAAAGCTGTGATGGCAATGAGACAAAA GATTCTGAAACAAATACTAATACAGAGGGAAGTAATAGTGATAATGGTGGGTCTATGAGTTTTAATCAAGAAGTATATAGAGCTGGGGACTTTGCATATATAGAACCTACAGAACGAGGCATGGAATATAGTGTGGTTCTCATAGAACGTCTATGGACAAATACAGAAGGTCAACAAATGTTGTAtggcaatttattttatagaccAAGTGAAACTTATCATGTGGCATCTAGAAAATTCCTTGACAAGGAGTTATTTAAAAGTGACGCTCATGTAGCTGTACCTTTGGCAAAAGTAGCTGGAAGGTGTTGTGTACTAAGTGTTAAGGATTACTTTAGAATGCAACCTGATGGTTTCTTAGAAAAAGATGTTTATGTATGTGAATCGCGATATTCTACAAAAGCAAgagcttttaaaaaaattaaagtcTGGAATTTTGATCCAGATCATTTAAAGTTAATTCCAAGAGAGAAATCATTAGAACCAAAGCGAGTAATATCAGTATATAAGGAAAGATTAGAGAAacacaaagaagaaattgctGAGTTagaggaaggagaaaaattaacagagaaagaaagaccT aatgtgatattatataatccAGATGACgcagaaaatacatattatgaaCAATATAATACATGTGCAGGGTCTGTAAAAACTGGAGATTTTGTTTATGTAGCAACAGATGGAGGTAGACAACAAATTGCACAAATTGATGCTATATGGTCGACAAAAGA tgGAAAGTGTTATTTTAAAGGCCCATGGTTGTTAATGCCTGCAGAAGTACCACATGCTCCTACTAAGTTATTTTACAAACAAGAACTATTCCTATCTACAGTTGATGGTACTCACCCTATCGTGGCCATTGTTGGAAAATGTGCCGTCCTTGACTATGGAGAATACATTTGTA gtCGACCGACAGAAATTCCAGAAGATGATGTATATATTTGTGAATCGTTATACGATGAAAGTAAAAGCCTCATGAAAAAATTAGGACAAGAgggtttaaaaaaatttaatcataatTCAGCAGTAACTGAAGACGAAATTTACTTCTTCCGAAGACCTATTAATCCAGCTAAG GAAGCATCACCATTGTTACCGAAGCTGGAACCCGATGTACTAGGCATGGGAGTAGGATTAGGAGTGGGAGTAGGAGTAGGAGTTGGGGAGGACAGCATGGATGCTGGTGGTCCACCGTCCGTTGGATCTGCAGAAGCTCAACCGGTGCTCTCCAATACTCAGACACCTGTGTCGACTAAAAAG AAAACGGCGGGTAAGAAATTAGTTACGggctatattttatattcgagTAAAATGCGAACGCAGATTACACAAAACAATCCTGAATCATCCTTTGGGGAGATTAGCAGAATTGTTGGCAACGag tgGAGGAAATTGCCAGCAGGAGAAAAACAAGCTTGGGAGGAAAGAGcaattaaaatgaatgaaGATGGTGGGCAACTTAAAGGAAATAATGTTTCAGTAGGCACTAATGCTTTACAAGATGTAGTTTATGAATGTTGCTGGGATAATTGTGACTGGCAATTTGAAGATATGACCGATTGTATCGACCATTGTATTGCGGAACAAAATGGACATGTTCAATCGTCTTTTATTAATGCTGCAAGCG ATGTCGAATTTCAATGTCAATGGCGTGGTTGTGGACGTACGAAAAAATCTGTACCTCCATTTCCAAGTGTACAAAGACTTGCAAGGCATGTTAAGGAAGTACATATCCTTAAGTCAAATGGACGTATAATACCTCCTTCGGAAAGAAGCAA aaactaTATGGCATCAAAAGGTCCGACGATATTACCACCAATGGAAAcag aaacatCAGCAGCTGCTACGCAAACAAGCAACATTTCTGGTGCTAAACAACCAGAACCCATGTTTGTTGCTGTTCCTCCAAGACCAAGTCGCGTATTACATTCAGATGCGTACTTACG ATATATTGAAGCACTGAATGTAGAAAATCGGTACATATCAAATTGGGACAAACAAATGAATGCTAATCCTGATAATACACAAATCCCTGATGTAACGAAATTGCCTGCGGAATGGTTAGGCAATGGTGTAGGCAACCATGGAAATGTGGTAAATGCCTTATGGACACTCAGGAACATGATGATGCGAGATGTGTTAGCCATCAATAAAACTTTATAG